The genomic stretch CACCCAGACCGTGCTGATCCTCGACGAGCTGAGCGGGCCCCGCAAGAGCCTGTAGAGCCGGCGTGGCGCATCCGCTCAGCGGGGCTGTGAGTAAGCGCTTTCGCCTGCGCCGCCCGCGCTGCCTAGACTGCAAGTCATGACAGTTCCCACTCTGGCCATGAACAACGGCGTCCAGATCCCTCAGGTCGGCTTCGGGGTCTTCCTGGTGCCCGACACCGAGACCGAGACCGCCGTTTCGACCGCGCTTGAGGCCGGCTACCGGCACATCGACACCGCGAAGCTGTACCAGAACGAGGCCGGCGTCGGGGCGGCGATCGCCAAGTCCGGCATTGCCCGCGACGAGCTCTTCGTGACCACCAAGGTGTGGAACTCCGAACAGGGCTTCGACGCGGCGACCGCCTCTTTCGAGGCGTCCATGGACCGGCTGGGCCTGGAAGTGCTGGACCTGCTGCTGATCCACTGGCCGGCCCCGGACCTCGAGCGCTACGTCGACACCTGGCGCGCCTTCGAGAAGCTTTACGCCGAGGGCCGGGTCCGCGCCATCGGGGTCTCCAACTTCCAGCCCGCTCACCTGCAGCGCTTGTTGGACGAGACCTCGGTCGTGCCGGCGATCAACCAGATCGAGCTGCACCCGTTGCTTCCGCAGGCAGAGCTGCGGGCCTTTCACGCCGAGCACGGCATCCTCACCGAGGCGTGGTCACCGCTGGCACGCGGCGGTGAGGTGCTGGCCGACCCGGTGATCACTCAGATCGCCGAGCGGCTCGGCAAGAGCCCGGCCCAGGTGATCCTGCGCTGGCACATCGAGTTGGGCAACGTGGTCATCCCCAAGTCGGTGACGCCGTCGCGGATTCGGGAGAACCTCGAGCTCTTCGACTTCAGCCTGAGCGCCGAGGACCTGAGCGCGATCGCAGGCCTGGAGACGGGTGAGCGGATCGGCCCGCATCCTGACACCTTCAGCCGCGGCTGATCGGCTCTCCCTGCCTATCGGCCCTATTGTGCGGCCTGAATCCGCGCTGAAGCCGGCTGGAACCGCGGATTCAGGCCGCACAATGGGACTACGCCTGGAGTGCGGCGGCCACGATCTCGCGGGCCTCGTCCTGGATCCGGGACAGCCCAACGGGGCCGTCGAAGGACTCGGCGTAGAGCTTGTAGACGTCCTCGGTGCCGGACGGGCGGGCGGCGAACCAGCCGCGCTCGGTGGTCACCTTCAGCCCGCCGATCGACGCGCCGTTGCCGGGGGCGGTGGTCAGCCGGCCGGTGATCGGCTCACCTGCCAGGGTCGAGGCGGTGACCTGCTCGGGTGACAGCTTGGCCAGAACCGCCTTCTGCTGCCGGGTGGCCGGCGAGTCGATCCGCGCGTACGCCGGCTCGCCGAACCGCTCGGTCAGCGAGCGGTAGCGCTGGGAGGGCGACTCACCGGTGACCGCCAGGATCTCCGAGGCCAGCAGGCACAGGATGATGCCGTCCTTGTCGGTGGTCCAGACGCCGCCGTCGCGCTGCAGGAACGACGCGCCGGCCGACTCCTCGCCGCCGAAGCCCACCGAGCCGTCGAGCAGGCCGGGGACGAACCATTTGAAGCCGACCGGCACCTCGATCAACCGCCGGCCCAGGTCAGCGGCCACCCGGTCGATCATCGACGAGCTGACCAGGGTCTTGCCGACCGCGGCGTCGGCGCGCCAGCCGGGCCGGTTGGCGTACAGGTAGCCGATCGCCACGGCCAGGAAGTGGTTGGGGTTCATCAGCCCGCCGTCGGCGGTGACGATGCCGTGCCGGTCGGAGTCGGTGTCGTTGCCCGTGGCGATGTCATAGAGGGTGGCGCCGCTGCTGTCGGCCTGCATCCGCTCGATCAGCGAGGCCATCGCCGCCGGTGAGGAGCAGTCCATCCGGATCTTGCCGTCCCAGTCCAGGGTCATGAACCCGAACCGCGGGTCCACGTCGGGGTTGACCACGGTCAGGTCCAGGCCGTAGCGCGAGCCGATCTCGCCCCAGTAGGCCACCGACGCCCCGCCGAGCGGGTCGGCGCCGATCCGCACGCCGGCCGCCCGGATCGCCTCGAGGTCGAGCACGTCGGGCAGCGCCGAGACGTAGGCGTCGAGGAAGTCAAAGCCCTGGACGTGGTCGGAGGCCACCGCCCGCTCGTAGGGGATCCGCTTGATCTTCGCCGCCCCGGCGGCCAGCAACTCGTTCGCCCGGTCCTGGATCCAGCCGGTGATGTCGGTGCCGGCCGGCCCGCCATCCGGCGGGTTGTACTTGAAACCGCCGTCGCCGGGCGGGTTGTGGGAGGGGGTGACCACCACGCCGTCGGCCTGACCTGACCCGGCGCCGCCGCGACCGGCGTTGTGGTTCAGGATCGCCCGGGACACCGCCGGAGTGGGGGTGTAACCCTGCCGGGAGTCGACCCGCACGCCGACCTCGTGCGCGGCGAACACCTCCAACGCCGAGCGGACCGCGGGCTCGGACAGCGCGTGGCTGTCGGCGCCCAGGTAGAGCGGGCCGTCGATTCCGTGCACGGCGCGGTACTCGCAGATCGCCTGGCTGGTGGCCAGGATGTGGTCCTCGTTGAAGGTGGTGCTCAACGACGAGCCGCGGTGACCGGAGGTGCCGAAGCTGACCCGTTGCTCGGCGGCCGAGACGTCCGGGTGCAGCTGGTAGTAGGCGTCGATCAGGCTGTCGAGGTCGACGAGGTCCTCGGCGGTGGCCGGCGACCCGGCGCGAGAGGGATTGGGCATGCCTCGATCAAACCACTTCCACGGGGTATGCAGCACCGCCTGGCAGAGGTACGGTGACAGGTAAGTTCAATGCCTAAACAAACAAACCTGAGGTAGGACAGATGGCGCTCACTCCCACCACGCTCACTCCCACCACGCTCACCCCCACCACGCTCACTCCCACAAAGGCTGACCGGTTCTCTTTCGGGCTGTGGACGATCGGCTGGCAGGCCAAGGACCAGTTCGGCGACCCCACCCGGGCGCCGCTGGACCCGATTGAGGCGGTGCACAAGCTCGACGAGCTCGGCGCCTACGGAATCACCTTCCACGACGACGACCTGGTCCCGTTCGGCGCCACGGCCGCCGATCGGGACAAGCAGCTGGCCAGGTTCCGCCAGGCCCTGGACGAGACCGGCATGGTCGTTCCGATGGTGACCACCAACCTGTTCACCCACCCGGTGTTCAAGGACGGCGGCTTCACCAGCAACGACCGCTCGATCCGCCGCTACGCGATCCGCAAGACGCTGCGCAACCTCGAGCTCGCCGTCGAGCTCGGCGCGCAGACGTTCGTGCTCTGGGGCGGTCGCGAGGGCAGCGAGTACGACACCGCCAAGGACGTCCAGGCCGCGCTGGACCGCTACCGGGAGGCGATGAACCTGCTGACCCAGTTCGTCACCGACCGCGGCTATGACAT from Jatrophihabitans sp. encodes the following:
- a CDS encoding aldo/keto reductase — encoded protein: MTVPTLAMNNGVQIPQVGFGVFLVPDTETETAVSTALEAGYRHIDTAKLYQNEAGVGAAIAKSGIARDELFVTTKVWNSEQGFDAATASFEASMDRLGLEVLDLLLIHWPAPDLERYVDTWRAFEKLYAEGRVRAIGVSNFQPAHLQRLLDETSVVPAINQIELHPLLPQAELRAFHAEHGILTEAWSPLARGGEVLADPVITQIAERLGKSPAQVILRWHIELGNVVIPKSVTPSRIRENLELFDFSLSAEDLSAIAGLETGERIGPHPDTFSRG
- the pgm gene encoding phosphoglucomutase (alpha-D-glucose-1,6-bisphosphate-dependent) — its product is MPNPSRAGSPATAEDLVDLDSLIDAYYQLHPDVSAAEQRVSFGTSGHRGSSLSTTFNEDHILATSQAICEYRAVHGIDGPLYLGADSHALSEPAVRSALEVFAAHEVGVRVDSRQGYTPTPAVSRAILNHNAGRGGAGSGQADGVVVTPSHNPPGDGGFKYNPPDGGPAGTDITGWIQDRANELLAAGAAKIKRIPYERAVASDHVQGFDFLDAYVSALPDVLDLEAIRAAGVRIGADPLGGASVAYWGEIGSRYGLDLTVVNPDVDPRFGFMTLDWDGKIRMDCSSPAAMASLIERMQADSSGATLYDIATGNDTDSDRHGIVTADGGLMNPNHFLAVAIGYLYANRPGWRADAAVGKTLVSSSMIDRVAADLGRRLIEVPVGFKWFVPGLLDGSVGFGGEESAGASFLQRDGGVWTTDKDGIILCLLASEILAVTGESPSQRYRSLTERFGEPAYARIDSPATRQQKAVLAKLSPEQVTASTLAGEPITGRLTTAPGNGASIGGLKVTTERGWFAARPSGTEDVYKLYAESFDGPVGLSRIQDEAREIVAAALQA